Sequence from the Esox lucius isolate fEsoLuc1 chromosome 6, fEsoLuc1.pri, whole genome shotgun sequence genome:
CGACACCCGACCAATCATGTCCCTGAAGATCTCGTTAACGAATGCTTGGAAAACTTCACAAAAAAGGTGTAGGTGAGGACCCTTGACGCAGGGATTCTGAGACATGGTTCTGAGACATGTCTCTGCATGCGATATGCATGACCCCTGAGCAGTACCAAACCCGGTAGGAGGTCAATGGCACAATCCCGGGCCGATGGGGTGTCAATTAGGTAGCCTTAGATTTAGAGAAGTCATGCGACAGGTTCAAATATTCAATTGGAATGGGAATGTCGGAGGCACTGTGGTTAGTGTGGTTAGTGGTATGCGTAACGCACATGCCAGTGTCCTATCTAGGAAGTTCCCCGCTGCCCCAGAGTCTATGAGGGCCTATGAGGGCGTGGGTGGAGCTAGGAAACCTAGGGGAAAATACAGGAACAAGCACTTGTGTGGtagacagcgggattgaggactGTACCTAGGAGGGCGCATGAGTGCCTGTTCTGCCGCTGTCCGGACCCGGAAACGCACAGGTGGCAATAGGCCACATAGTGCTCCCTTCTGCCACAGTAGGTGCACTGCTCCCGGTGCCTCCCAGgtcccctctctgcctcccggACCCCCGTACCACCCCAACCCtggctggtgggggggggggggggcgggggggggggggggggggtgacggcCCTCTTGCCTGAAGCTGTCCAGCCGGGTGGCTATGTCCACCAGTTGGTTGAAACCGAGCGTGGCAACACGCCATGCCATGTCCTGTCGGACATCCTCCCACAGGCTGCACCCAAAGTGGTCGAAGGTGGAACAGGCGTTCACCCACATCCCTGCCCTCCGGAGGATGGTCGAACAGGTGGTTGAACGCCTCGTAGTCCACAACAACGGAGCTGCGGTCTCTCCAGACAGAGTTAGCCCACTCTAGAGCCCGATCGGAGAGGCAGGAAATCAGCCCCGTCGCTGTGGGAGGggtggagaaatacaggcttaGTTGGAGCAGAAAACCCTGGCAACGGGACGCGAACCCGTTGTAGTCTTGTGGAAGGGAGAGATGAACAGCCCCAGGTGGTCCTCCCGAGGGGCAGGTCAGACGGCGAGGGTGCGGTAGCGGCGCTCGGAGCTGTGCTGGGATTGGTCGAGGCGGCTGACGACATGTAAGACCCGGTCAGTCGCAGTCCAGAGTCTCTCCAGCAGTTCCTCGTGTTCCTTGACACGTTCCATTATGCCGGAGAGCTCGGGTCTACCTGCTGACTCCGTTCTTAAGGTGGGTTATTCTGTCACTTTCTATCTTCAGGAAGTCGGAGTCAGACGCTTGGAGTCTCTTGCTTGTGTTTATTTCGCAGATAAGCACGCATAAGGAACTGCCAAGCAGGCAATACATAAACAATAGGCAACAGTAAACCCAGTAAAACAAGAAAACGTGCCTAACAGAGCCATAGGGCAGGGTCTAACCGTTGTTCCACAACCAAGTGGAAACATATAGAGAATCCCTGTCATAAACCAAAAAGAAACAGtgccaacaaacaataacccacaacCCCTACCTAACCGACAGACATACAGCATACCTGAACCAATGATCCTAACACAAAACAGGTGCGCCTGGTGATTAATGAAGGGGGAAGGGGGCGGTGGcttcagaaagccggtgacgccGACCGCCAGAGCCCAGGCACCCCAGCAGGGGGAGCCACAGGAGAGGGAGTTATGTCAATCATGCAACTATTTGATAGGGTTTTGAAAGACATGGCGCTTTCCGTCCATGCTTTATTACATATGAAACTAAATTAGTCTACAGCTCAATTATCCATAACTAATGAAACTCACTAATTAACTGGTGAATGTCAAAAAGTTTCTGCtacatataatttattatcaatAACAAGCCGGTATCCACAATACTGTAGACTATTGTTAAAATTGTCTTACAATTTTGATAGGGATATTAGCTGGCCGATATATCTCAATGTGTAGCGCTGTGGAAGGATATGTGGTTGTTATAGAAAGCCTGGTTTGAGTCCCaatgattacattttcatatataATTTTGCtgaaaacactggcaacactgcatttgtaatttctaCATCAGAAATATTtgcttgtctgtttttaatatcaCATCTTAAATCAAGCATTGGATCCACCATATTTGATGAATGATTAACTCCAGCGTTTCTCTCGTACAGATGTAGCCTATCATTCAGATGTATGATCACCAGGTGATGAATGACGTCAGAAACTTGGTTTGATCCCACAACATTTTCGAAACAAACTGCAGATGTCAGTCTCCATTGACTGGCACCGGAGCTTTCCTCCATGCCATTTTTAATTACAAGTGCATCCCAAATATTGCACATAAACGATAGCAAGTAGAGAATGTTGGTAATTAGATAATAATCTGACATCATTGTCACAGTGTTGAACCCAATCATAGCTTGGTTTTATGTGACAGCACACTTATTGAAATAATTCTATTTTCGTATAAGTTATGTTAATAATAATTCCAAGGATGCAAAAGTTTATCAATTATTGTTGATCTGGAGATTGAACTAAATCATCCAATCCAGGCTTGCTTTGAAACTTCAACCCATTCTAATCCTTTCGAAAGGCTTGCATTGGTGTAATACCTCGtttgatcacatgctttttTCAAAGCCCCTTATAAAATGCAGGCTTCTATGATTGTTCGGTCACCttatttaatattgtattttaagAAATTGTTAGCATTGCAAGTCTACAGTATCAATGGCGTAGCTGGTAACATCGTCGACTCTCAATCATTAACTTGTTGCGGTGCGATGTGGAATCTAGGCCATGTTAAAGTGCAAACAATACTGTTCATTGttgttgaaataataatttttatttagtGTATTTTGTGCCACTCCTGCCTTGATAATACAAAACTTCAAACAGATGCACGGTTGAAAAATGCTAGCTGtttttgggcccaatttgatgAAAGCCTGAAGCATTCTGAAGCCGAATGCTTCAGAAAGCCTCGATTTCTCATTACTGGCCAACCTTATATTGAATAAACGAATGCATGAAAATGTCTTCATAGTTTACCCGTTGTAGTAGGTGAGGCTTTCATTTAATCAAAGCCACTGCAAAAAATAATCCTATTGTGATGAATAACTACAGAAATTATGCAATTAATCAGaattattttaatagtttaacacatataaaaaaaaatgtggtctTACAAGATGATATGAAATGGGTGttatacatttaataataaattaagtTCATAACACAGGCAAATGTGGATAAAATcaagaggtctgaatactttctgcggcactgtatatttacattattaGCATTTATTAAAATAGTAAACCAATCTCTTGAATAGTTCATGCAAGAGAGGATAGACCAAATTGGTTTCATATGTTTAGGCTATGCCAACTTCAAATTCGACTATGACAATATGTGACAGCAATCCTGCATCTCTGTGCTGTTTTGTGACAAAAGTAGCACAGTctattttgatatttattttgagCCTTAAAATGTCCCTAGTCCCCACCAATGACAAGCATACCCATTACATTATAATGCCATCACAATTGAAATAACAGAGGGTTTAACAATGTGGTTTTTAGGCCGAAAAGCTTTAGCCATATAGTCTTGTAGAATTATTTAACAGCCCTATTGCAAACAGAATGGATGAATATTAGTGGATGTTTTTAACATTGTCGTGAAGGTCTGTAAGGTCGATTAAATGTGAGGATCCATCCCCTTGATCTGCTTGTCACCAGCAGAGACTGAGGTGTTTTTTGGGTATGACAGTCACCAACCTAtgttaataaatacatgaaagGCGCTGGAAACTTACACACATCTTAATGCTTAAGACACACCAAAATGGATTTCTACTTGTCTTTGTCCTGCCTTTAGTGGTGTTGCAGACTTCACTACCAACTAATTGCGTGCTGGTAGCCTACAATCCATTGTGTGTTAGTGATGGGTCGTTCACGAATGGACTCTTTGGTGAATGTTGAGGACCGGATTGCATTGGCGAAAGGAGACGTTCATTTGGCTCCTTAATTTCCTTAATTCCTTCGCTCAAACAGCGACAATGTTCAGATAAGGTGACAAATtattgtatattatttgtatataaGATTGTATATCTGCAATAAAGAATCTATGAATAGttcagagggtgtgttccatgTGAATTGTTCCATTGATAAGAAATAATGTGTTTGAACATGAATTTCATGCTCTTAAATAATTCTAGCCTACGTTTTTGACTTTCCATTTGAGATTCttggttattattattcttGGGGTTATTCTGAAAAGTCTTTAGGGATCCAATTGTTCCAGCTTTTTCAGGTGATGGAGCCAGAAGAGCCGGCTCACCAAAAAGACTTGGAATTCCCATCACTAGTGTGTGTGCATAGAGTCAATGCAAGGCagtcaataaaattaaataaaaaaactggtCAATGAAGATGGTCAGGGCAGCCAGTTGATTAGCTATGTGATAACCATTCACATGTGAAAATCAGAGATGTTCAGTTTTCAAAATCCACATGTAGATAagtatgtaacattttatttttatttcaataatatatCCAGTAAAGTTATGTTCTATTTAATTGCTTTGACAAAGCAAAAAGCAACAATTGTGTGAGTGTTTCCCATTGTGCCTTCCCATCCAGTTTCATACCAAGCGGTGGTGCATCCAGACAGTGTTTTCAATGGGGTCTGCACCGTCCCCACGCAAACTGCTTCAAGGACGTTCAATAAAGTACATTCAGTTAAAACACTGAACAGCAAGATCACCAGCTACCTGGGAGGGATAGGCCCCTTCTTCCTGCCTCCCTTGGTGCAGTCTGAACAGCTGGGCCAGTTTGTGCCGTACCTCGATGTTTCGAATACCGTAGGCAAGAGGGTTGATGCATGGTGGTACCATGAACACCACCACAACAGATAATAACATGGTACGCTCTGGCAGTGACAAATGGTCAGGAGGTGTTATGGACATTGTTTTCCTGGCTATATTCCCCATGATAGGCAGCAGTTGCAGGAAGAACATGAAGAAATAGAAGCTTATGGTGTGACGGGCTCTACTGTTGTCCGAGTGGAATGGTTCCACGGCTCTGCGGGCTGCCTGATACATGCGTCTGTAGGAGATAGAGAACGTCAAGATGCAGGCGAGGAGCACAATGATGATAGTGACAATGTCGAACCTCTTCTTTGCCCAGTGAACGCCAGGAAGTTTACTCATGGTTCCTGGCTCACATAGTAGTCCTGGAACGGCTCTACCAAAAGAGGTTTGTCCAGAGAATAGAAGACCCACTCGGACAGCAGCCACCGTGCCAGAAAACACCCAGGTCAGTGCTATGGCCAGACGTAGTCGCCTGGAGGTCAAGATGACTATGTAACGGAGGCCGTGGCATATGAAGATGAAGCGCTCCACGGCCATGAGGGTCAGAGTGAACAGAGAGCAGAGGACTCCTGTGCTATAGATAGATAACTGGATTAAACACCAGCCTCCAAACACCAGGGTGTGTCTGGTTAGCAGGCAGCGCAGAACTGTAGAtgacagagcgagagacagcAATAGGTCGCTGACAATCAGATTCTTCAGCAGAGTATAGCGAGGTTGCCAGGAGAGGCCATCCGAACTCTTGAGTGCAATCAGCAGGTAGCTGTTTACCATcacagagaagagaaaaagagcCATGAACAACAACACCAAGAGGACCAGTGATGTCTCATTCTGTACAATTTGCCAGAAGAGACATGAGGAGACGTGAAGTTCCCTTGTTGAAACTGAAGTGCTCTGGTTGAGAGGAGACAGGACCATATGAGAGCAGTTGGTAGTATTCAGGTTAATGGAGTCCATGTTGCAGTTACAGGTGGTCTGTAGAACTGGAGGTCTTTAATTTGGCCAGGGTCTTTCCCTTTTTGACAGATGTTAAAGGGAGGAGCTACAAGGTGAAAAGGCAGGTGGCCTTGAGCATCTTTAAGCAAAAGGACATCATTAATTTGTTTGCAGTAACTCAAAACCAGTTCATTTTCgtcatttgtaaatgttgtttattcaatctacCTTTCAATTTGTGTGACATCTGTTCCACACTTCAGATAGTGGCTTTAGGGAAGTGATTAGTATAGTTTATAAATATGCAAGCAAGTACAAGTTGGAAATGTATATTACAGCAGCGGTCTAAAGTCGAACAAAACAGTGCTGTTCAATTCATCTCAAAGAAGGCTGCTTGTTTCATAAAAACAACCTGTAAGACTTGATCTCATGCCAGTAAGGACACCAGGAAAGCTCGAAGAATCCTTTttgacagagaaaataaaatattttggcagCTGTAGCTTATAAAGAGCTTGGTGATTTAATTGACAATGTTCTAGCTCCTTTGATACAGAATATTAAATGCAGGTCTGGTTCAGCTAACTGTCTGATTAATATCCGGCACATGCATCAGCCGGCTTTCTCTGTTCCTCCACCTCCAGGAAATATCCTTAACCTCATTTTCTCCCGGACAGATTTTATACTGATTAGGGAAATGTTATGGTAAAGAGTTATAAAATATCATGAACCAGCATTAAACAGAATTATCATTGAGAAGGGGACTGCTGCCTAAGATACACTAGGCAGCACGGAAATGCAACCTCCCAGTCATCTTCAATGAAAGGGAAGCGACTTAAAGCAGGGAGGTGGTGGCAGGAGAAAAGTTCAAGGTTTTTCAAATTCATGCAAATCACCAGTGTGAACAGCCATTGGCCCATTATTCCCTGGTGGAACATGTGGTCAGGATGGACCAGGTGGTGCCCATTGTTTGTGAGCATATGAAAGAAGCACAAAGAGCCCAATAAAAGATTCACCCCATGGATGTGACTTGATTCACCCCAGTGACATCCACCTGATGGGGAAGTGAGAGGATGGGGGATGTGACTGTTGCTTTCGTCTCTGCAGGGCTCTCATAAGGACTCTCAAGGGAAATGGTAAACATTGGTCAAGACCTGACATTCCAGCATCTGGAAGAGTTACGGCAGTATGTTGATCAGTATAAAGATGTCTTCTCCTCAGTACTGGGATTCACAATGTAGCATGACTGTATATTCAAACCCCTCCAGGGAAGGTGCCGCATGTGAAGTTGTACAGGCTCCTATAACCTCATCACCAAGCCATCTATACTGAGTTTAAAAGAATGTAGGAGTTAGACAGTGTCAAAGCCAGATGGTGTCAAAGCCAGATGGGACACTGTGCTTCTGCAATGACTTCAGAGGTTACTGATGAATTGTGTCTATATCCCATACCAAGGGCTGATGAGCTCATAGTGTGGGTTAGACAGGCTAGATACATCACCATGCTAGACCTCAACAAAGGGTACTGGCAGGTCCAACTTACAGCCACTCCCCATGAAAAACTACAACTTTCACTACTCTGCCTTCAGAATCCAAGGTGTAGACCTGGCAGTGCTAGATTCACAGGGTGAAGCGCAAAGTCTTGGGTACACAACAGGAGAAAAGGGTTGAGAAAATCAACAGCTGATCTCATCAAAGCACGAAGGCTCAGGTGAGCGCTTTCAAGTGGCTGGCCAGATAATACCAATGTTTATTCAAATGTCTCCTGTTTGTTCATTTTCTCTGACTGACATGACCTAGAAGGCTGcatacattcattttaatttacttGGGTTGTCTAAAAGAAAATCCATACAGGAAATGTCTAACGTGTTGCTAAAAAACATGTGGTATTGGAGATTTGAGTTGAAGTattgtcatgcaaaaaaataaaatccgaGTTATTTCAGTAATTATTACTGTAAAATCTCTACAGCCTTAACTCCACTAATAAAATAGTGATTATGTGTCTGTTCACTTTTTGATCAAAAGTTCcgtgttcattttgtttttaatctcCATCTTCAGTGTATACGTCACAATAAGCATCCCATTTGCAATCTGTTCCTTCACTCTGGATATTTCTTTTGTGTTTATCCAGGTCTAAAGGTCTGCTTCCCTTATTTAATATGCAGTTCTGAGTGAAATAAAGCTTGGTCATTATGCTTCAAAAGATTTGCATGATGTGAGGTGctgtcctgggggggggggattttaATTATCCACTTAGCTTGTTATcctgtgtttgtttacatttatttaataaaaaagaagCCAATAACttgcaattgtatttatatGCTGCTACTTCTTAATAAAAGAATTGAGAAGATTTGC
This genomic interval carries:
- the LOC105023263 gene encoding olfactory receptor 10A5-like produces the protein MVNSYLLIALKSSDGLSWQPRYTLLKNLIVSDLLLSLALSSTVLRCLLTRHTLVFGGWCLIQLSIYSTGVLCSLFTLTLMAVERFIFICHGLRYIVILTSRRLRLAIALTWVFSGTVAAVRVGLLFSGQTSFGRAVPGLLCEPGTMSKLPGVHWAKKRFDIVTIIIVLLACILTFSISYRRMYQAARRAVEPFHSDNSRARHTISFYFFMFFLQLLPIMGNIARKTMSITPPDHLSLPERTMLLSVVVVFMVPPCINPLAYGIRNIEVRHKLAQLFRLHQGRQEEGAYPSQVAGDLAVQCFN